In Streptomyces asoensis, a single genomic region encodes these proteins:
- a CDS encoding VOC family protein: MTNPAHPGRMLFVNMPVANLERSKAFFAALGFGFDPKFTDEGAACMPVGEHAFVMLLSHEKFAQFSKLPMADPATHALALYCFSVSSREEVDAVGAAALAAGGSEADGAEDHGFMYARSFFDLDGHGWQVMWMDPAAPAQGPEAFAASAQDAGAPA, translated from the coding sequence ATGACGAATCCCGCACACCCCGGCCGCATGCTGTTCGTGAACATGCCCGTCGCGAACCTCGAGCGCAGCAAGGCGTTCTTCGCCGCCCTAGGGTTCGGTTTCGACCCGAAGTTCACGGACGAGGGCGCCGCGTGCATGCCGGTCGGCGAACACGCCTTCGTCATGCTGCTCAGCCATGAGAAGTTCGCCCAGTTCTCGAAGCTGCCGATGGCGGATCCCGCCACGCACGCCCTGGCGCTGTACTGCTTCAGCGTGTCCTCCCGCGAAGAGGTCGACGCGGTCGGTGCCGCCGCACTCGCGGCGGGCGGCTCCGAGGCGGACGGTGCCGAGGACCACGGGTTCATGTACGCGCGCAGCTTCTTCGACCTCGACGGTCACGGCTGGCAGGTGATGTGGATGGACCCGGCGGCGCCGGCCCAGGGCCCCGAGGCGTTCGCGGCCTCCGCGCAGGACGCCGGCGCCCCGGCCTGA
- a CDS encoding 2'-5' RNA ligase family protein produces the protein MRTVELLLDEAADLAVRDAWRRLADAGLPSQARHRSPTNSPHLTLAACAELTAPIRWELAEVAAALPLPVRFTGVVRFERPTSVLAWALELDSALADLHRRVWEAVASDSPAATLNPFHEPERWSPHITLGRTRRAGAFADRRVLELLPVPPLSVRLTTLRSYDTETGTLEVLAPRP, from the coding sequence GTGCGCACGGTGGAGCTCTTGCTGGACGAGGCGGCGGACCTGGCCGTCCGGGACGCCTGGCGACGGCTGGCGGACGCGGGGCTGCCCAGCCAGGCGCGTCACCGCTCGCCGACGAACAGTCCGCACCTCACCCTGGCCGCCTGCGCGGAGCTGACCGCCCCGATCCGCTGGGAGCTCGCCGAGGTGGCCGCCGCGCTGCCCCTGCCGGTGCGGTTCACGGGCGTGGTGCGCTTCGAGCGGCCCACGTCGGTGCTGGCCTGGGCGCTGGAGCTGGACAGTGCGCTGGCCGACCTGCACCGCCGGGTGTGGGAGGCGGTCGCCTCGGACAGCCCGGCCGCCACCCTGAACCCCTTCCACGAACCCGAACGCTGGAGCCCTCACATCACCCTCGGCCGGACCCGCCGGGCCGGCGCCTTCGCGGACCGGCGCGTCCTCGAACTGCTGCCGGTGCCGCCCCTGTCGGTCCGCCTCACGACCTTGCGCAGCTACGACACCGAAACCGGCACCTTGGAGGTACTGGCGCCGCGCCCCTGA
- a CDS encoding SMI1/KNR4 family protein, with the protein MTDTDHAAFGREWTRFASWLLAHSSCDHAALRGPAGREGLDELESRLGFPLHPELTALLELHDGTTDAGAVPAPRAVRPAGSFLPLQHRLCGAADIATMYEVLVEVGEDFVHTESPDDDEDSDDDEDLAARLHLCVPFALPDDGGFALVDHRPGPTYGHVYELGIGSGDLDGTLWATSLTALFRALSDAVETGTPFLHYWPTTTKDESGRAHLEWQIQP; encoded by the coding sequence ATGACAGACACCGATCATGCCGCGTTCGGTCGCGAGTGGACTCGCTTCGCATCGTGGCTCCTTGCGCACTCGTCCTGCGATCACGCAGCACTCCGTGGTCCGGCGGGACGCGAAGGCCTGGACGAACTGGAATCGCGGCTGGGCTTCCCCCTGCATCCGGAGCTGACGGCACTCCTGGAGCTGCACGATGGAACGACCGACGCCGGCGCCGTGCCGGCTCCTCGCGCGGTTCGACCCGCTGGATCGTTTCTCCCTTTGCAACACCGGCTGTGCGGTGCGGCGGACATCGCGACGATGTACGAGGTGCTCGTCGAGGTCGGCGAGGACTTCGTACACACGGAGTCGCCGGACGACGACGAGGACTCGGACGACGACGAGGACCTGGCCGCGCGTCTGCACCTGTGTGTCCCGTTCGCGCTCCCCGACGACGGCGGCTTCGCCCTGGTCGATCACCGGCCCGGTCCTACCTACGGGCACGTGTACGAGCTGGGCATCGGCTCGGGGGACCTGGACGGAACCCTCTGGGCGACAAGCCTGACAGCCCTCTTCCGAGCCCTGTCCGACGCCGTGGAAACAGGCACCCCTTTCTTGCACTACTGGCCCACGACCACCAAGGACGAGTCGGGCCGTGCCCACCTTGAATGGCAGATCCAACCCTGA
- a CDS encoding flavodoxin family protein, whose amino-acid sequence MAILLIVHHTPSPHCQALFEAVVSGATAPEIEGVRVERRAALAATASDVLAADALLLGTPANLGYMSGALKHFFDQIYYPCLDATRGRPFGYYVHGGNDVTGAVRAVDAVTTGLDWRRAADPVTVTGEPGKDDLTACWELGATLAAGLMD is encoded by the coding sequence GTGGCCATCTTGCTGATCGTTCATCACACACCCTCGCCCCACTGCCAGGCGCTGTTCGAGGCGGTCGTCTCGGGTGCGACCGCGCCGGAGATCGAGGGCGTCCGGGTCGAGCGGCGGGCTGCACTCGCCGCGACCGCCTCCGACGTGCTGGCCGCCGACGCCCTGCTGCTCGGCACGCCCGCCAACCTCGGCTACATGTCCGGCGCGCTGAAGCATTTCTTCGACCAGATCTACTACCCCTGCCTCGACGCCACCCGCGGCCGGCCCTTCGGCTACTACGTGCACGGCGGCAACGACGTCACGGGTGCGGTCCGTGCCGTCGACGCCGTCACCACGGGCCTGGACTGGCGCCGCGCCGCGGATCCGGTCACGGTCACCGGGGAACCGGGCAAGGACGATCTCACGGCCTGCTGGGAGCTGGGGGCGACGCTGGCGGCCGGCCTGATGGACTGA
- a CDS encoding CASTOR/POLLUX-related putative ion channel — translation MEGQRRAPVSLRDRLRYRFDSTLARSTGRLVGWLAVVCLGLVVPASALLVWTDPSSPRSLSGRLLAVWRVSAETLRLGAVSGAPLRMLLSVLLGLVALLYVSTLIGLITTGLTDRLTELRRGRSTVVETGHSVVLGWSEQVFTVVRELVAARARQRWSAVVVLADRDKTEMEEALAAALGPTGTTRLICRSGSLTDPGAVALVSPASAHAVLVLPGTRTGGDAETVRTLLALRAVLGEHPGPPVVACVRHERYRTAAALAAGPRGLVLESDRTAAGLLAHCALHPGLMPVLRELLDFDGEEFHVTEAPPPAGRRFGDVLLGCATAAVAGLVRADGTPLLNPPPQTLLGAGDRLLVVAADEHTARWEDHRDPVEPRSPSRPGPGADGPSRFLLLGWNRRAPLLVDRLRGSARPGSVLHVVTGPAEQAPPSVPEPRGDAAHPTGLTVTHGRADPTDPVSLRGLEPHSYDRVVVLAPDTGDTDGRSDDRTLLVLLVLRALAQESGRPVPVVAELADERNRALAPLGPGSEAVVAGQLTGLLMAQVSQNGLLATVFEELFAAGGSALRLRPAHHYVPADRPASFATVVAAARDRGECAIGYRCHDPTATPAGYTVRLNPPKTGRRVWSRADDIVVIATEGPPEARSGEQAPAPPTAWEDVSRDMA, via the coding sequence GTGGAAGGGCAGCGGCGGGCGCCGGTCTCGTTACGGGACCGGCTGCGCTACCGGTTCGACAGCACTCTGGCCCGCAGCACGGGCCGGCTGGTCGGCTGGCTGGCCGTCGTCTGCCTGGGCCTCGTCGTCCCGGCGAGCGCCCTGCTGGTGTGGACGGATCCCTCCTCGCCGCGGTCGCTGTCCGGGCGGCTGCTCGCGGTGTGGCGGGTGAGCGCCGAGACCCTGCGGCTGGGCGCGGTGAGCGGGGCACCGCTGCGGATGCTGCTGTCCGTCCTGCTGGGCCTGGTGGCCCTGCTGTACGTGTCGACCCTGATCGGACTGATCACCACCGGGCTCACCGACCGCCTCACCGAGCTGCGCCGCGGGCGCTCCACGGTGGTCGAGACGGGCCACTCGGTGGTGCTCGGCTGGTCGGAGCAGGTGTTCACGGTCGTCCGGGAGCTGGTCGCGGCGCGGGCTCGGCAGCGCTGGAGCGCGGTCGTGGTGCTCGCCGACCGGGACAAGACGGAGATGGAGGAGGCCCTGGCGGCGGCTCTCGGACCCACCGGCACCACCCGTCTGATCTGCCGCAGCGGCTCCCTGACCGACCCCGGAGCGGTCGCCCTGGTCAGTCCGGCGTCGGCGCACGCGGTGCTGGTCCTGCCCGGCACCCGGACCGGCGGGGACGCCGAGACCGTACGGACCCTGCTGGCGCTGCGCGCGGTCCTCGGCGAGCATCCGGGCCCGCCCGTCGTCGCCTGTGTACGGCACGAGCGCTACCGCACCGCGGCGGCGCTCGCCGCCGGACCGCGGGGCCTCGTTCTCGAGTCCGACCGGACGGCGGCCGGCCTCCTCGCCCACTGCGCGCTCCACCCGGGCCTGATGCCCGTCCTTCGGGAACTGCTCGACTTCGACGGCGAGGAGTTCCACGTCACCGAGGCTCCCCCGCCCGCGGGGCGGCGGTTCGGCGACGTCCTGCTCGGCTGCGCGACGGCGGCCGTGGCCGGCCTGGTGCGGGCCGACGGCACTCCCCTGCTCAACCCGCCGCCGCAGACCCTCCTCGGCGCGGGCGACCGGCTCCTGGTCGTGGCGGCGGACGAGCACACCGCGCGGTGGGAGGACCACCGGGATCCCGTGGAGCCGCGGTCACCGTCCCGGCCCGGCCCGGGCGCGGACGGCCCGTCGCGCTTCCTGCTGCTCGGCTGGAACCGCCGGGCGCCGCTGCTGGTCGACCGGCTGCGCGGCAGCGCACGGCCTGGCTCGGTCCTCCACGTCGTGACCGGCCCGGCCGAGCAGGCACCGCCCTCGGTGCCGGAACCGCGCGGGGATGCCGCGCACCCCACGGGCCTCACCGTGACGCACGGGCGCGCCGATCCGACGGACCCGGTGTCCCTGCGCGGTCTCGAGCCGCACTCCTACGACCGCGTCGTCGTGCTCGCGCCGGACACCGGGGACACCGACGGCCGGTCGGACGACCGCACCCTGCTCGTCCTGCTCGTCCTGAGAGCGCTGGCGCAGGAGAGCGGGCGGCCCGTGCCGGTGGTCGCGGAACTCGCCGACGAACGCAACCGGGCGCTGGCCCCGCTGGGACCGGGCTCCGAGGCGGTCGTCGCCGGGCAGCTCACCGGCCTGCTGATGGCCCAGGTCTCCCAGAACGGACTCCTCGCCACGGTCTTCGAGGAGCTGTTCGCCGCGGGCGGCAGCGCACTGCGGCTGCGCCCGGCCCACCACTATGTGCCCGCGGACCGCCCCGCGTCCTTCGCCACCGTGGTGGCGGCGGCACGCGACCGGGGCGAGTGCGCGATCGGCTACCGCTGTCACGATCCCACCGCGACCCCGGCCGGGTACACGGTCCGGCTCAATCCGCCGAAGACCGGCAGACGGGTCTGGAGCCGCGCGGACGACATCGTCGTGATCGCCACGGAGGGCCCGCCCGAGGCCCGGTCCGGCGAGCAGGCGCCGGCTCCTCCGACGGCATGGGAGGACGTGTCCCGGGACATGGCGTGA
- a CDS encoding M4 family metallopeptidase: MPRRHHPTLRRRRATALALTAIGTLLALGAPAAPAGAAPADPGLSTITATPRAGAAATPLSPARRTALIKSAQTAAGSTARQLALGDQEKLVVKDVVQDADGTTHTRYERTYAGLPVLGGDLVVHLKGSRTTVTRASAATLTLPSLTPKLSAADAGGKALASARSAEVTGAETGRAPRLVVWAGAGKPVLAWETVVEGVQQDGTPSELQVVTDATTGKQLLAAEKVHTGTGTGQYVGTVNVGSTRSGSTYQLTDGDRAGHKTYDLNQGTSGTGTLFTDDNDVWGNGLPSDRQTAGVDVAFGAAATWDYYKDVHGRNGIRNDGVAAYSRAHYGSSYVNAFWQDSCFCMTYGDGSGNTHPLTALDVAAHEMSHGVTAATANLTYSGESGGLNEATSDIFAAAVEFHSNLAADPGDYLVGEKIDINGNGTPLRYMDKPSKDGSSRDNWSSTLGSVDVHYSSGPANHFFYLLSEGSGAKTVNGVAYDSPTFDGQAVTGIGIENAAAVWYRALTTYMTSSTNYAGARTATLSAAADLFGAYSPTYLAVADAWAAINVGNRIALGVNVAPIADQTSGVGQSVGLQVDAYTTNSGAGLTYEATGLPDGLTLGASGLISGTPTTVGTSDVTVKVTDSTGASVTDTFTWRVAYIYATATRVDIPDNGAAVESPITISGRDGNASATTSVYVNIVHTYRGDLTVDLVGPNGTVYSLLNRSGGSADNVDQTFTVDASAQPVDGTWKLRVQDRASIDVGYIQRWQLTP, from the coding sequence TTGCCCCGGCGACACCACCCCACCCTCCGGCGCAGACGCGCCACCGCCCTCGCGCTGACCGCCATCGGCACCCTGCTCGCCCTGGGAGCCCCCGCGGCCCCCGCCGGAGCGGCCCCGGCCGACCCCGGCCTCTCCACGATCACCGCCACGCCCCGCGCGGGCGCCGCCGCGACCCCCCTGTCACCTGCCCGCCGCACCGCCCTGATCAAGAGCGCGCAGACCGCGGCCGGCAGCACCGCGCGGCAACTCGCCCTCGGCGACCAGGAGAAGCTCGTCGTCAAGGACGTCGTCCAGGACGCCGACGGCACCACGCACACCCGCTACGAGCGCACCTACGCCGGGCTGCCCGTCCTCGGGGGCGACCTGGTCGTCCACCTCAAGGGCAGCCGCACCACCGTCACCAGGGCGAGCGCCGCGACGCTCACCCTGCCCTCGCTCACCCCGAAGCTCTCCGCCGCCGACGCCGGAGGCAAGGCGCTCGCCTCCGCCAGGAGCGCCGAGGTGACCGGCGCCGAGACCGGGCGGGCGCCCCGCCTCGTCGTCTGGGCGGGAGCCGGCAAACCCGTCCTGGCCTGGGAGACGGTCGTCGAGGGCGTCCAGCAGGACGGCACGCCGAGCGAACTCCAGGTGGTCACCGACGCGACCACGGGCAAGCAGCTCCTCGCCGCCGAGAAGGTGCACACCGGCACCGGCACCGGCCAGTACGTCGGCACCGTGAACGTCGGCAGCACCCGGTCGGGATCGACGTACCAGCTGACCGACGGCGACCGCGCCGGGCACAAGACGTACGACCTCAACCAGGGCACGTCCGGCACCGGCACCCTCTTCACGGACGACAACGATGTCTGGGGCAACGGACTCCCGTCCGACCGTCAGACCGCCGGTGTCGACGTCGCCTTCGGCGCCGCGGCCACCTGGGACTACTACAAGGACGTGCACGGCCGCAACGGCATCCGCAACGACGGTGTCGCGGCCTACAGCCGCGCCCACTACGGCAGCAGCTACGTCAACGCCTTCTGGCAGGACAGCTGCTTCTGCATGACCTACGGCGACGGCTCGGGCAACACGCACCCGCTGACCGCCCTCGACGTGGCCGCCCACGAGATGAGTCACGGCGTCACCGCGGCCACCGCCAACCTGACCTACTCGGGCGAGTCCGGCGGCCTGAACGAGGCGACCTCCGACATCTTCGCCGCCGCCGTCGAGTTCCACTCGAACCTCGCCGCCGACCCGGGCGACTACCTCGTCGGCGAGAAGATCGACATCAACGGCAACGGCACCCCGCTGCGGTACATGGACAAGCCCTCCAAGGACGGGTCCTCCCGCGACAACTGGAGTTCCACGCTGGGCAGCGTGGACGTCCACTACTCCTCGGGCCCCGCGAACCACTTCTTCTACCTGCTCTCCGAGGGCAGCGGCGCCAAGACCGTCAACGGCGTCGCCTACGACAGCCCGACCTTCGACGGCCAGGCCGTCACCGGCATCGGCATCGAGAACGCCGCGGCCGTCTGGTACCGGGCGCTGACGACGTACATGACCTCGTCGACCAACTACGCCGGGGCACGCACCGCCACCCTGTCGGCCGCCGCCGACCTGTTCGGCGCCTACAGCCCCACCTACCTCGCCGTCGCCGACGCCTGGGCCGCCATCAACGTCGGCAACCGGATAGCCCTCGGCGTCAACGTCGCCCCGATCGCCGACCAGACCAGCGGCGTGGGCCAGTCGGTCGGCCTCCAGGTGGACGCCTACACCACCAACTCCGGTGCGGGCCTGACCTACGAGGCCACCGGCCTGCCCGACGGGCTGACCCTCGGCGCGAGCGGCCTGATCTCCGGGACGCCCACCACCGTCGGCACCAGCGACGTCACCGTGAAGGTCACCGACAGCACGGGCGCCTCCGTGACGGACACCTTCACCTGGCGGGTCGCGTACATCTACGCCACCGCCACCCGTGTCGACATCCCCGACAACGGCGCCGCCGTGGAGTCCCCGATCACCATCTCGGGACGCGACGGCAACGCCTCCGCCACCACCTCCGTCTACGTCAACATCGTCCACACGTACCGCGGTGACCTGACCGTCGACCTGGTCGGTCCCAACGGCACCGTGTACTCGCTCCTCAACCGCAGCGGCGGCTCCGCCGACAACGTCGACCAGACGTTCACCGTCGACGCCTCGGCGCAGCCCGTCGACGGCACCTGGAAACTGCGGGTCCAGGACCGCGCGTCGATCGACGTCGGCTACATCCAGCGCTGGCAGCTCACCCCCTGA